A single genomic interval of Psychroserpens sp. NJDZ02 harbors:
- a CDS encoding SMI1/KNR4 family protein, whose amino-acid sequence MTKKEFITLDDSIESFELIKKLSEEKWKNIEHLSSECGGKRIKGLKWKKGLTKLEIISFENQLGYKFPQALKNFYKVMNGLAIVNENFSEDEEYPFYQDLYRSFPEDIETIKRNANLEFESYNVSIDDINSKKAPIIFNYCGNRYLILDESKQVLSIRGDSIFFGLNLSKGLSKDIFNNFMDTKVEDLLKYKWW is encoded by the coding sequence ATGACGAAAAAGGAATTCATTACTTTAGATGATTCAATTGAGAGTTTTGAACTTATCAAAAAACTTAGTGAAGAAAAATGGAAAAATATTGAACATTTATCAAGTGAATGTGGTGGAAAACGAATTAAAGGATTAAAATGGAAAAAAGGATTAACTAAACTTGAGATAATAAGTTTTGAGAATCAACTTGGTTATAAATTCCCTCAAGCTCTCAAAAATTTTTATAAAGTTATGAATGGTTTAGCCATAGTTAATGAAAACTTTAGCGAAGATGAAGAATATCCGTTTTATCAAGATTTATATAGGTCTTTTCCGGAAGATATAGAAACTATTAAAAGAAATGCAAATTTAGAATTTGAATCTTATAATGTATCTATAGATGATATAAATTCAAAAAAAGCACCTATAATATTTAATTATTGCGGAAATAGATACTTAATATTAGATGAAAGTAAACAAGTTTTATCTATACGAGGAGATTCAATTTTTTTTGGACTGAACTTATCAAAAGGTTTATCGAAAGACATATTTAATAATTTTATGGACACGAAAGTAGAAGATTTATTAAAATATAAATGGTGGTAA